A stretch of DNA from Zootoca vivipara chromosome 16, rZooViv1.1, whole genome shotgun sequence:
CGGCCCCGCTGCCCCGGTCCTAGGCTTGTTCCTGGTCGTGACATCGGGCCGCCGAGAGAGGGAGACAGCGCTCCTGGATAGAGACCTGCGGAGCCgtgggaaaggaggaagggaggcgcAGCGGCGCAGCGGAGGGAAAGAGCGGACTGGACGGCTCCGCCCGGCGGGGAAGGGCTGCTCGAAGGACGTCCGCGCCGTCGGGAAGGGGGAAACGTCGACCGAGGAGGGGAGATCGCTGCTGCGTCCTTGCGCGCGGGCGCCGGGAGGGATCCCTCTGATGATCTGACGGGTCCTTGAGGGAGCCCGGCAGCAGGGCACGAAGGCTGCATACGGGAGATGCCCTACTGACACCCCGTGAGCTCTTCGGCTTCGTGGGATGGATCCTGCCCCCGGCTCGGACATGGATGGAGCGGGGGGCGGCCGCGGCGAGGCGGATGAGCTGGCCAACGCCGCTGCCCGGGGGGACCTGGAGGCCGTGAGGAGGCTGCTGGATGGCGGAGCGGACCCCAACGCGGTGAATCGCTTCGGCAGGGCCCCGATCCAGGTAGGTCCGTCCGGGGGCAGTAGGAGGAAGGCCGGAGAGATCCATAGAGAGGTGGGTGAGAGACTGTCGGGGGGGGCATGGGAGGAGCCAGgatttatgtggggggggggacagaaatgtCTCCACACCAATCGACTTTCTTTTGACTCCAAGTGGCCAGGAAAAAATGGTCAAAACTTTACAAATATTCTGATCATttcttttagttaagtatttttatttatttatttgatttaggtCAGGGCAGCTGACCCCTGAACCCGCCCATGGCTGAAATTTTAAACGTGAGGTTTAGAGGTGCGGAGTATGAGTACCACTCGGGGGCTAAGCTAGGTTTATTGGGTGGGGGCTTTGCGGAGAGGGtcttatttgggggtggggattgggCTTTAACAACCCATAGTCAATCCGTGTCCTGTGAGAGTCAGACCCTAGTAGCTGTCCATTCCTAGCTGTGcgcacgccatacatttaaagcgcgtCGGCCCctctcaaagaatcttgggaactgtagtttaagggtgctgaggaccCAGCGTAGTGAGTGCCGTGGTGAGAGTGctggacttggacctgggagaccagggttcaaatcctcactcagccctgaagctcactgggagtgACCTTGGAGTCAGCCTTCtgtcaacctaacctacctcacagggacgTTGTGAAgattaaacaaggaggggggagaaccataGAGGCcgcttgagctccttgaagaaaaaggtgggatgtggctgcagtaaataaatacacaatctgaagctggggggggggtgaactaaGGTTCCCAGGatttggaaggggtgtgtgtgctttgaactGTATGGCGTGCACGCAGTAAACCAGGTGTGTTTTAAAATCGCCTTcctggaagcaaaacaaaatttaaaaaaatccttccagtagcaccttagagaccaactaggtttgtcatagttatgagctttctgaagaagtgtgcatgcacacgaaagctcatacctatgacaaacctagttggtctctaaggtgctactggaaggatttttatttctttattttttgagACTGAGtacgtcaaaccaacacggctacctacctgttcctggAAGCAGAAGGCTTATCGGCTCCAGGCAGCGCCCTGATCCAAAACACGTTTGCTCAGAAGTCCCCTCGATCGCACTGGAATTTACCTTCCTAGGTTCAGCCCAGGAGGAGTCCTACAAATTTGGCCCGTTCCGAAACACAGGGCTGatcaccccccacccaaaaaatacCCACACCCAAACTCAGGTGGCAGAGGAGGAGTCAAACCAGATTACACCCAGATCCGAAATGTAGCGAGCGAGCAGGCTGtttaaaattggggaggggggcggcgGGATTTAACGTTCACCATTTTTTCTCATCAGTGGCAAAATGGATCCCTGAAAAGTTAGAAAAGTTGTTCGGATTAACCCTAAACGCTGGAGGATTGGCTCGGTGCCCACCCCCAAGTCTGGCTCCATGTTGTGCATGCAGCTTGCCCCGTCCGagtaaactttaaaaaattggtGAACAAAATGATTGGAGAATAAAATCATTTGAGAAATCGCTGTCCCACGTtcggattctcccccccccctaaaaaaaaccaccaccaccacagtgtCGTCTTTGGAAATACTATGTTTAAATAACGATCTTGtttcaaaatccttccagtagcaccttagagaccaactacgtttgtcataggtatgagctttcgtgtgcatgcacacttcttcagatacacagtgtgcatgcacacgaaagctcatgccaatgacaaacttagttggtctctaaggtgctactggaaggatttttttattttgtttcgactgcgtcagaccaacacggctacctacctgtaactagatcttgTTTCAGTTCATGTTTGCATAAGAGAAGTATTGTATAGAACAGATTCCTACTTCGAAAACAGATTTTAATAGCAAATATTAACATTTCAAGTGAGGAGAACCAGCCCTCTAATAATACATTCAGTTACCAGAATATGTCCTGTTTTATTCTCAAGTCGATTTGAGACCCTTCCAAAGTCCGTCTTCTCAGCCATATAAAACGCAACCATTTAAAATACatgacatctcccccccccaaagaatcctgagatgtgtggtttacccctcacaggaaactacagttcccaggatttgcgGGTGCTGGAGCCGTGCGCTTCAAATACATTGTATATGGTGTCTTCCTAGACTGAGAAGAGAGAatgaaaaatcactgcaaccccgaAATGACTGGAGACATTAGACTAAAATCTAGAATTAATCATcaaccatatactgtacatattcaTCTCACTCTTGTTTAACCTcattggggtttgttttttttcacAATGGgaaaagctgcttttaaaaggcaCCTGGGGGGGTCACACATCTCTCGAAAACTACCTCCCCGTTTCTGTTTTTGGGTTTTATTCTAACGTTTTGATTCCTTAGCTGGAGATCGAGAAATCCAGCTCAGATTTCAACCGACGGCGGCAACTCAGCGCCCCTGACCGATTAATTTAAGGTTCTCTAGCGAAACAGAGAAAAGACGTCGGGTATGAAATGCTAttcgtgtctactcagaagtaagccccattgaggtTAACAGAAGGCTTGCGCTCATGTAAAATGAGTATTACATGCAATCacgggagccaactcctaggggccgaggtcccttcgccctccctccaataaaatattgaggggcccAGGCTGCCATGGACGTAGCCAGGGGAAGGCACGGAGGGGccaattaagtaaataaataaaaatactgaactgaccaattgtgtcacagataactcggttctgcccctcccaacataaagcctgtccCCCAATAATTCGTGGCTAAGCCCatgaacccccccctccccaagttgaggggaattcccattcaaatggtgtgtgcgtgtcacatcatgtgatcgattatgcggggcagggcttagttgggccccccaatattttaatcAAGTTGCCCCCCCCCGCGATCCTAACCAcattaacctgggagtaagccccgcgCTGGATTTTGTACGGCTCCCTTCCAGCCTTGCATGTTTTTTTAACTGAGATCTGCAAGCCCATCTTGGGCAACCTGCGTTGCCCCCAAACTTCCAACGTTTTTAAGCGCAATGGAGCTTACTTTCTAGTGAACACGGATGATAGGTTCACGCTCTTAAGCAGCTGAACTTAATCGTAACTCTTTTCTTTTATTAACGCGCGAAATCAAGCATAAAACGGAATTGTCGCGGAAAGCGGGCATGGCATTTCGAAGCAGAGGCAAAAAGAGGGCCAGAGATATCAGTACTACATTCCAGATTTGGGTATAATTAGAattgcaatattttaaaataaaaacacaatccacacggcatagctgccaagttatccctttttttaagggattttcccttatgctgaataggcttcctcgcgagaaaagggaaaacttggcagctatgccacacggATATCCCTTCTTTTACAGCGGGGAGAGCAGCACGTCgtgctttttcattttaaaaacaaatgcattgttttaaaatggtACCGATTTAGCACAATCAGCCAGGCGCTTAACTCCGTACAAgaacctgcccctctccaaacCCCTCCGAACCTGCAACCACTCAGCATCCTAACCTTTGGCCCTGCTGGAattccaacatctgaagggccacagattccccatccttggtttaAACTAAGCCTCTGCTGTGGCGCATCTtcacttttcctcctccctcctcctcgcgTCTATAGTTTGATCCGACTTCCGCGAAGAAGAGTGAATTCTGGtcgacttttattttatttcactgcGCTTCTTTTAGGAATAATACCTTTGTTACCAATGCCAGCCAGTCATTTTATTAAACTGAAGTGGGGTGGCCAACACTTGCCAGGCATCCCCGTGCTACCGTAGCCTGACTGAATGAAAAAGAGCCGCTTTCATGTTTCCAGTTGTAGCAGCTCCTTCGCTCTCCAAATCACAACCACGCATCAGCATTGCATTTGTAAATCGATTTACTCTACCTACTCCGCCTCAGCTGGGCTGTGAAGAGAGAGCAACGCGGAaggatgcaaaaataaaatacagtaatactGCTTTTTAGTCCTTTAGGGTCTGAGGCAAAATTGTTCGTCAAGCAGAGGTTTCGTTTGCGTCCGTCCAGCCTCACACTCGTCTCTAGAGATGGCTGCAGTTTTTAATTTAGCATTAAATTCAAACGTCAACCTTGCAGACATAAAAAACCctattggtttttttgtttttgttcttaaagACACCGACTTCCCTCCAAGAAAACCACCACCTGCATATCCAAGCCTTTggtaaacatttatttatatcaaaataaaaaaaaattccttccagcagcacctcgaagaccaactaagtttttattttggtatgagctttcgtgtgcatacacacttcttcagatacctttatttcttattatttcTTATAACATTGAAAATGTCAATATTTGGCATTTTATAAGAGTGGCTGTGCACACTCTCCTCTGCTAGTTCGACTTTTCTTTCTTCGCTTGGTTTCCTCGCTCGTTTCGTCTCCCTGCTTTTCCTTTCTGCTCAAGAACCGCCCCTTTCACTACAACCCAGCGGGAGAGTTTGCAGACCCGCCTTTCCCAAGCAAGCGCAACGCGCGCGCCAGTTTGGGTTGAGATTGAAGCCGTGGAAGCCGTCCTTCTCGATGgggaagaagcagcagaagcgaATACGTTCGCCTCGATGGAGAGAGAAGACATGGATAATTCTATAGTATCTCCAGCTGGGATCCTTCTGAATAACTCCctcgaaagaaagaaaactaattTAAATAAAAGCCGAGCGTGCTTCcaaaaatatgtattattattattattattattattattattattattattattatgaagcatGTCCCACCATTTTCAGTTTTATGGGacgcgttccccccccccccaaaaaaattgtgtgGTATGCACCGTTCCTCATTCTGGGTGTCATGCTCTGAATGACTCAACCGGATACCACCTTTAAAAatcttattattgtttattattaaaataaaaaaaattccttcagtagcaccttaaagaccaactaagtttttattttggtctttaaggtgctactgaaggaatttttttttattttgcttcgactcagaccaacacggctacctacctgtaactttattaTTAAACTTATTAAAACTACCACTACTATTTACTCCATCCCCGAGagagtgggggagggaggtgaCTATCAGAAACCTTTCCGTTTCTTGAAATTTGCCCAGTTCCAACAAAGAGCCTCATGCCAATTTCTCCGAAATGGTCCCTTCGAAGGGCGTGGAGTAAAGGGAGCTTTGGCCGGATATAGCCTAGCGGTGTCCTTACCAGACTTTCCGAGGCGTTTGTGGGATCCATCGCCCCAAGGAAACCCTCTTTACCCCTAGCTTCTGAAACTTGACGTGTGTACTTTTAGGACTCGCCTTCTTTTTGTGTTTGTAAGTTATTTTAAACTCTCTTTAATATCGCTTTAATGTTGGAATTCCCCCTGGGACCTTAGACGGAGGGGTGGGCtgctgatgataataataataataataataataataataataataataataataaataataataataataataataataataataatatggtcgTTTGATTGACTTTTCAACTTTTACCCTTTGACACTGCGCCTTTTAAAGTTCAGATCCAACTTCGGGTACAACATATTCAGGAAGCAGTAAAAGGGACGtcatcttgaataaaataggggggaggAGGTAAGCCCCCGCCCGCCCCAATAATCAATCACATAATCCTATGAcgcggtgcacacacaccattggaATGATAATACCCACCAACTTtagggggcagccccctcaaacattttattggtGGGGCAAAGCCGCCTCGCCCcataggaattggctcctatgaacAGTAGGTACAcagattagcccccccccccaattatttaatCAGAATTATTATGAGCTAATTAATGCAGAGTGGCTGTCAGGATCTTGGCTGTTTCAGCCCACAGAATGTGGCCGCTCCAAGCGCCCTAGAAGGAAACCGTAGAGATGCGCAAACCTTGACTttgctctccttctctccctccaggtTATGATGATGGGGAACCCCGGGGTGGCTCAGTTGCTGCTGCAAAGAGGAGCCGGACCCAACCGGCCCGATCCGTCCACGGGCACGTTCCCGGTCCACGACGCGGCCCGCGGGGGCTTCCTGGACACGCTGCGGGCGCTGCGCGGAGGGAGCGCTCGCTTCGACGTGCGGGACCGCTGGGGACGCCGCCCGCTGGACTTGGCTGAGGAAAGTGGCCAGAGCCGGGTGGTCAGTTACCTCCGGGAGACCTCGGGCTGAAACTCTCTTGACTTGAGATCCGGGATCAAGTCAGAGGACCAAGCGGAGAGGTCTCTCCCCCCGCGGAGGAGACTCGCGGGTGCGTAAGCTTGAGAGGAGACCCTTTGGCTTGGCTCTTGAAGCCCACCCGACAGAGACGAGCGAGATGGAGCTGCGGGGACCTACAGTTCGGCTCCAGCTTAAACTCTACGATCCTGCTTCGTTTGAAATGTGGCTTGTTAGATGTTTACATGCTTCCACTACGCATGGAGAGACCAGTGTCTCCTGGTCTCTTTCTCCCACCCATGGCAGTCTTCCATGTGCAATGATGTTCTAAAAGGAAACTGAGGCCATAGTCCAGGGCTTGGGGATTTGTGGCGGCACCTCAGATTTTGCGGGATGAACAGCTCCCATTTATCCTTGACCATGATTCCTCACAGTGGATGGGGGTTGGTgtggcagtgctggatttagggcagggcagggcaggccaccccaccccccactccacccaCAGGGCACCgagccaagggggtgcaaaattgagaagatccatttcagggtgccttgcacagggtgccaaaGAATCGCCGAGTTGGAAgcaaccacaagggtcatttagtccaaccgcctgcactGCAGAAATCTTTTCAcctaatgtggggctcgaactcaggaacctgagattaagagtcacatgtTGCACTGACCAAGCTCTCATAAAAGATTTCCAAAGCACaccccaacaatatctggaggcccccacacatagctgccaagttatcccttttttaaagggattttccattatgctgaataggcttcctcgcaagaaacgggaaaacttggcagctatgcccccacagGGTCACCACCACCCCAGTGGTAGCCAAACTTGTATCACCTactcatctccccccccaaaaaaaaaaaaatctgcaaaagcccCAGTCTCAGATTATGAAGCTCTGCTCCGGTTTGTGTTATGGGTAGGGTTGCccgactcaatagtggacaggacttctgtgcctttaattgccctgctctcttttgagcctggaaaccttcaagagaaaccagcagaccctttgcttggaaattaaacaaagggtctgctagtttctctttaaggtttccagactcaaaagagagcagggcaattaaaggcacagaagtcctgtcccctattgagtctggcaactctagttgttgttgtttagtcgtttagtcgtgtccgactcttcgtgaccccatggaccatagcacgccaggcactcctgtcttccactgcctcccgtagtttggtcaaactcatgttcgtagcttcgagaacactgtccaaccatcttgtcctctgtcgtccccttctcctagtgccctcaatctttcccaacatcagggtcttttccaaggattcttctcttctcatgaggtggccaaagtattggagcctcagcttcatgatctgtccttccagggagcactcagggctgatttccttaagaatggataggtttgatcttctagcagtccatgggactctcaagagtctcctccagcaccataattcaaactcTAGTTATGGAGTGTTAACAGTGTTCCTTGTGTGAAATGTAAATAGCACTTTGAAATGTAGAATTGGGGAGAATGAAGATGGTGCCAACCTCTTACTGTACCTAAATGCACTCTGCTGCAGTTTCCATGGTTTTTCATTTGCACAAGTTTATGCCTGTTAGTTTTTCCTTGAAGGCCCCAAGGGAAAAATTAATGGTGAAAGGAAAGGATGAAGGGTGGCCTTTGCAAGATAATTGTGAGGCTAATGCTAATAACACACACATCACCTTTTTtgccttgtggtttgtttgttttttaaattcctcCGCCAATTTCTTTTTAAGAAGTTCACACAAACGCTATTGAATTCTTAAAGTGTCAAAATGAACCCTTCAATCTGACTACATCAGATAGATAATCCATATTAATGCCATGCAATCAGGTTTCAAGGAAGCAATGCCTGGATAAACGTGAGACCCCCTGAAAATGTTAAATATGCAgtcagggtgcttccagacagaaACTGAATATATCGCAGATGGGTCATTGGCAACAagttttagttttttgtttttcacttatctggtttttcctggaaaaatctggattaaatgtgaGCGAGGATAGAGGTTGCCATTTGTAAGCCAACAGCATTGTGTGACCACTATGAAAAAACATGCATACTCAACATGTATTCTGGAATACCTTAATCAAACCAGCTGAAATGGGAGAGAGTAATTCCTTTGTACACTGGCTGGGGTTTAAGCAGATCACTTAATAAACATAGTGTGGAATCCAGAGAAAGTTCAGGATGCCTGAACTGCATTGAAGCCATAGACAAAGTTAGGCAATAAAGATTGCTACACACCTAACTTTCACTGGGCTTTGTCTAGGGAAGCAGAACATTGTACCCtgagctgtccctggaaaaggaaATCACCGCTAACAACTATTTAAGGCAACCTTTTGATTCAGGAAGAGTAAATTAGTTGTTAAGGAGATACTGTATCTAGGAATAGAGCTAATCTCTCAGATGCACTTCAAAGGGAAGCCCCACAAACACTAAATTAATATATAAGCCGTTGTGTACATGATTGACACTGACATCCATGGGTGACGGCCTAGAAATTCAGACATATGAGGTGTGGCAATGGTTAGATCCCAAACGAGACATAAGACGAGGCTGAGTTTCCAAAAGAACAACCCCGGGCGGAGCTCGGAGGTTCGCTTTTATTTGCAGcaactttgacaggtaaacattaaccaGCTATGTAACTTTCAACCAATCCCAGAACAGGcttcatgcataaacatgtacaggtagatgtcacttcctgccaacaccctaacttttccgccatagaggaagtggccAGTGGCACATCTCTCACATCCCATACCTGTCACATGTCTTGCTCATCAAACATCCTCCTCCCGTCGATCTCATGATCTccagtaactttccaaactccccataaggattcattgtgctcttctcacctcagcatgacccattCCGGTCTTcccctgtcaggctagatcaaGCCAGTTTAAACCGAACCTCTCCAGGTCCATCCAGCTTCTCCCAACACAActgacccatacctcaccttcctattcctaacactgtactggtttgccagtattactctagctaaacctaagagattagcgggtttgccacgctGCTATCATGAATCAACCCCACAATGAGGTGGTATTCAAGTAAGTtggactcagagtagacctgctccaattaatgaacctaacttagtcatgcccattgatttcaatgtatcTGATAAAAACTTGCTTGAATATCGCCCATAGTAATGGACTCTTTTGGTACTATTCATGTGCAGCTTGCAAGCTGAAAACTAGCTGGCAGgcggttgaactggatggcccttgtggtctcttccaactctatgattctatgatcccattttcagcaacatctgaatggtAATACGTGTAATATGTTCTCCAGCTCTGGCAGGTTTCGGTGGAAGGCTCGCTGCTGAATTATTCTATACAGTAGTCTTTAAATATAGAAAAGGTTTGATCTGTAGATAATCATGGAAGCATATTCTAAGTGAAGGAATTAATGGTTGGATCAGAGAGCCCAAATGGGATGGTTATGATGCTACCTTTCTGAGCCCAATCAACTCAGTAGGACTCCTGAGTAGGGCTCTGTGAAGGATCAGGCTCCGGGGGAAGTGAATCTATCAAATACTTGGACTAGTTAGTATTTCTTAGCCTTTGGCAGATTATCCTTGGGCTTTACTGACTTGTATTACTGCTGTTTGGTATTCATGTTATTTAAATAAAAGTATCAATTGACCGCTCACACAAGAATCCACATCTGTTTTTATCCAGTGCCTCTCCTCTTCAGCAGTCAAGTAATTAAATGAACTATAAAATCAGTTTTATTACCGTAGATTAATTCACAGTaaaaaaagtacttttaa
This window harbors:
- the LOC118075361 gene encoding cyclin-dependent kinase 4 inhibitor B-like, which produces MDPAPGSDMDGAGGGRGEADELANAAARGDLEAVRRLLDGGADPNAVNRFGRAPIQVMMMGNPGVAQLLLQRGAGPNRPDPSTGTFPVHDAARGGFLDTLRALRGGSARFDVRDRWGRRPLDLAEESGQSRVVSYLRETSG